TTGATACAACAATAATTGCCATGGTTGAGGAAGAACTTACCAATGCCGGATATAGTGTAATTATCTGTGCTTACCATAAAGATATACAGCTGGAAAGAGATAAACTGAAGTTTCTTCTTCAAAGAAGGGTTGATGGTCTTATTATCATCCCTTCGGGTGATCATCATCCAGAGCTGGATGAATTCCTTGATCAAAATCATCCCATTGTACTCATTGACCGTCCGGTTGAGGGGGTAGATGTAGATACGATCATTGTTGATAATGAGCAGTCTTCCAGATTTGTTACTGAGTATCTTCTCAGGAAAGGTCATAGGGATATCGGTATAATTTGTGGTAATGAAACGACATATACAAGTAAGATGAGGCTTTCCGGATATCTGGAGGCTCATAAAAGAGCTGGTGTCTCCGTTGATATGAACCTGATCTGTTATGGAGATTGGAGTCGGGAATCGGGTTATCAATTTGCAAAAAGTCTGGTTACAGATCATAACCATATGACGGCACTGATCAGCTGCAGTGATGATGTGAGTATCGGTGTTCTTCGAGCACTGGCTGAGATGTCGGTGAAGATTCCCTCGGAGCTGTCAATTATAAGTTATGACCTCCTTGAGTATGCAGAAATCTTTATGCCGGCCATAACAACGATTGAGCAGCCAATTAAAGATATCGGTAGAAAAGCGGCACAGCTGCTGCTGCAGAGACTTGCCGAGAAACCTTCTGATTCCGGCAATCAAGCCCCCCAGGTCATTACAATGAAAACACAATTCATCGAAAGATTATCTGTTTCTGATCATTCAGTTGAATAACCTGGAATTTAAAATTCATTAACTTTTATATTGACAATCCTATTTTACGGGTTTAATATTTTCAA
The nucleotide sequence above comes from Oceanispirochaeta sp. M1. Encoded proteins:
- a CDS encoding LacI family DNA-binding transcriptional regulator, with the protein product MATIKDIAQYTGLALSTISKYLNGGNVKEANRIKIEKSLQVLNYSRNEAARSLKTNKSMTIGILIPNLRSHFDTTIIAMVEEELTNAGYSVIICAYHKDIQLERDKLKFLLQRRVDGLIIIPSGDHHPELDEFLDQNHPIVLIDRPVEGVDVDTIIVDNEQSSRFVTEYLLRKGHRDIGIICGNETTYTSKMRLSGYLEAHKRAGVSVDMNLICYGDWSRESGYQFAKSLVTDHNHMTALISCSDDVSIGVLRALAEMSVKIPSELSIISYDLLEYAEIFMPAITTIEQPIKDIGRKAAQLLLQRLAEKPSDSGNQAPQVITMKTQFIERLSVSDHSVE